One window from the genome of Saprospiraceae bacterium encodes:
- a CDS encoding CRTAC1 family protein has translation MKNLHRIRLIVQINFLLFIHGKRKHALLGLFISILFLMSFQSCNEKTIDNHEKMIQIISESYKIFQDKNNGYSVDAAIPSIEAKLRTNLTLMQRLETEYALGLALLNTGNETQSLSILNSVVNQVNDPFNPNTSFLVKNLALANLRLGERQNCVSNHSPESCIIPIRGNGIHKFQTGSRTAIEIYEKILIANPQDYESRWLLNIAYMTLGEYPNKVPKKWLVPEIDKDRSGLPIKPFQDVASLLGLNIRNNAGGAIVEDMNNDGYLDIVTSNWLLNQSMHYFQNDKKGGFVDISVKSGLSRIQGGINTLFADYDNDGDADIFVLRGGWCEVFGRQPNTLLRNNGDDTFTDVTIESGLFSKHPTQTGAWRDFNNDGWLDLFIGNESSKSTGPEPCELFINNKTGTFTEVAAKAGCQVVEFIKGVASGDYNNDGLTDLFLSSTFGKRFLLKNTGIKNNIPQFQDVSQEAGFRDIEVPTFPTWFWDYNNDGWLDIFVCGYGFGISIAHTSCTEALNIPNNASFMYLYRNNKNGTFTNVSKNAGLNKSVFAMGSNFGDIDNDGYLDMYLGTGNPLLSELAPNRLFKNMGNETFVDITIPARVGNLQKGHGVAITDIDNDGDQDIFIEVGGAFLGDSYNNSLYINPGQNNNKWINLRLIGTETNRSAIGTRVKVSFKENGIQRTVYRDVNTGGSFGCSSLRREIGVGQTEIIDEIEITWQKTQKVQTLKNVKPNQFITLQEGENDFKIVDIQELNFAGDSSKLSMCKPATL, from the coding sequence ATGAAAAACTTACATCGAATCAGATTGATTGTGCAAATCAATTTTCTTTTGTTTATACATGGGAAGAGAAAACATGCTCTTTTAGGATTATTTATAAGTATCCTTTTCCTGATGTCATTTCAGTCTTGCAATGAAAAAACGATTGATAACCATGAAAAAATGATTCAGATAATATCTGAATCTTATAAAATTTTTCAGGACAAGAACAATGGTTACTCAGTTGATGCTGCCATCCCTTCCATTGAAGCAAAGTTGCGAACAAACCTGACTTTAATGCAGCGTCTTGAAACAGAATATGCTTTGGGACTTGCACTTTTGAATACTGGAAACGAAACACAATCTCTCTCTATTTTAAATTCTGTAGTTAATCAGGTTAATGATCCATTCAACCCAAACACATCTTTTTTGGTAAAGAATCTTGCTTTAGCAAATCTAAGATTAGGTGAACGACAAAATTGTGTATCCAATCATTCACCAGAATCATGTATCATTCCAATAAGAGGTAATGGAATTCATAAATTCCAGACAGGTTCACGAACTGCAATTGAAATTTATGAAAAAATATTAATTGCTAATCCTCAAGATTATGAATCGAGATGGCTATTGAATATTGCCTACATGACCTTGGGAGAATATCCTAATAAGGTTCCTAAAAAATGGCTGGTTCCTGAGATTGACAAAGACCGATCCGGACTTCCTATAAAACCATTTCAAGATGTAGCCTCTTTACTGGGTCTTAATATAAGAAATAATGCAGGCGGAGCTATTGTAGAAGATATGAATAATGATGGATATTTGGATATTGTAACTTCGAATTGGTTGTTGAACCAATCCATGCATTACTTTCAAAATGATAAAAAAGGTGGATTCGTAGATATTTCGGTAAAATCCGGCTTATCCAGAATCCAAGGAGGAATAAATACATTGTTTGCAGATTATGACAATGATGGTGATGCAGACATCTTTGTCCTGAGAGGTGGCTGGTGTGAAGTATTCGGCAGGCAACCAAATACCTTGTTAAGAAATAATGGAGATGATACGTTTACAGATGTGACCATTGAGAGTGGTCTTTTTTCCAAACATCCAACCCAAACAGGAGCGTGGCGTGATTTCAACAATGACGGTTGGTTGGATTTATTCATAGGAAATGAATCTTCAAAATCAACAGGTCCGGAACCTTGTGAACTTTTTATAAATAATAAAACGGGTACATTTACAGAAGTAGCGGCGAAAGCAGGTTGTCAAGTTGTTGAATTTATAAAAGGTGTTGCATCGGGTGATTATAACAATGATGGCTTGACGGACCTCTTTCTTTCAAGTACATTTGGAAAAAGATTTCTACTAAAGAATACCGGAATTAAAAATAACATACCACAATTTCAAGATGTATCTCAGGAAGCTGGATTTAGAGACATAGAAGTACCGACGTTTCCTACCTGGTTTTGGGATTACAATAATGATGGATGGCTTGATATTTTTGTTTGCGGTTATGGGTTTGGAATATCAATTGCTCATACCTCTTGCACAGAAGCTTTGAATATTCCCAACAATGCCAGCTTTATGTACCTATATAGGAATAATAAAAATGGTACATTTACTAATGTCTCTAAAAATGCAGGATTGAATAAATCTGTTTTTGCTATGGGTTCTAATTTCGGCGACATAGACAATGACGGTTATTTGGATATGTATCTCGGTACTGGAAATCCATTACTTAGCGAATTGGCCCCAAATCGTTTATTCAAGAATATGGGAAATGAAACATTTGTGGATATCACCATTCCTGCACGTGTCGGAAATTTACAAAAAGGTCATGGTGTTGCAATCACAGATATTGATAATGACGGCGATCAGGATATCTTTATTGAAGTTGGAGGTGCTTTTTTGGGCGATTCATATAACAATTCACTCTACATCAATCCAGGTCAAAACAACAACAAGTGGATAAACCTTCGATTGATTGGAACTGAAACAAATAGATCTGCTATTGGTACACGTGTTAAGGTAAGCTTTAAAGAAAATGGAATCCAAAGAACTGTTTACCGTGACGTAAACACAGGAGGAAGTTTTGGTTGCTCTTCATTAAGAAGAGAGATTGGTGTTGGTCAAACAGAAATAATTGATGAGATCGAAATCACCTGGCAAAAAACACAGAAAGTCCAGACTCTTAAAAATGTAAAACCCAATCAGTTCATCACATTACAGGAAGGTGAGAACGATTTTAAAATTGTCGATATTCAAGAATTGAATTTTGCAGGTGATAGCTCCAAACTTAGTATGTGTAAACCAGCAACATTGTGA
- a CDS encoding efflux RND transporter periplasmic adaptor subunit gives MKEIKAILYIAVTLLSLSCKNNNEEHTGHEMGTYYTCPMHPSVQSNSPGACPVCNMSLIKVEKKEKSHEGHKGNFITLDARQQLLAGIETDTVKFKTIIPTSTILGTVSIDEKQVTSISSRVKGRIDKLFVRSSGEFIQKGNSIYGIYSEELVADEKEYLALLEQKKQAISSNETLDDILSASKNKLLLWGLTNNQIFELEKNKKPSLLITFFSPTEGYVTELLIKEGMYVEEGAPLMKLAGLKQVWVEAQVYTNEKMNSNNLFQIFSETSPNEIYNGRLVFNNPSVESGRKIQLLRITVDNAKHKLIPGMMVYVSPKKTTQPVLLVPKSAVLLERMKTVWIKTDETTFEQRMIETGTENNYFVEILSGLKAGEIVVTSGAYLISSEFILKSGAGQRHEH, from the coding sequence ATGAAGGAAATAAAAGCTATCCTATATATAGCTGTGACTCTTTTATCATTGAGTTGCAAGAACAATAATGAGGAACATACTGGACATGAGATGGGTACGTATTATACCTGCCCTATGCACCCAAGTGTACAGAGCAATTCGCCCGGAGCTTGTCCTGTATGTAATATGTCTTTGATAAAAGTGGAGAAAAAAGAAAAATCACATGAAGGGCACAAAGGCAATTTTATTACACTTGATGCCCGGCAACAATTATTAGCTGGAATTGAAACTGATACCGTAAAATTCAAAACGATTATTCCCACCTCGACAATTCTTGGAACTGTGTCCATTGATGAAAAACAAGTAACAAGTATCAGCAGCAGAGTAAAGGGCAGAATTGACAAACTCTTTGTCAGATCATCCGGTGAGTTTATTCAAAAGGGGAATTCAATTTATGGAATTTACAGTGAAGAATTGGTTGCTGATGAAAAAGAATATCTTGCATTACTTGAACAAAAGAAACAGGCCATTTCATCGAACGAGACTTTGGATGATATTTTATCTGCATCCAAAAACAAACTTTTGCTTTGGGGACTTACTAATAATCAGATTTTTGAATTAGAAAAAAATAAAAAACCATCACTGCTAATAACTTTCTTTTCTCCGACAGAAGGCTATGTTACGGAATTACTTATCAAAGAAGGAATGTATGTCGAAGAAGGAGCGCCGCTTATGAAATTAGCGGGGTTAAAACAAGTTTGGGTAGAAGCACAAGTTTACACTAATGAAAAAATGAACAGCAATAATTTATTTCAGATTTTTTCAGAAACATCTCCAAATGAAATATACAACGGTCGGCTAGTCTTTAATAATCCAAGTGTAGAAAGCGGCCGTAAAATACAATTGCTCCGCATCACAGTTGATAACGCCAAGCACAAACTAATCCCGGGAATGATGGTATATGTAAGTCCGAAGAAAACAACACAGCCCGTTTTGCTAGTGCCAAAATCAGCCGTACTATTGGAGAGAATGAAAACAGTTTGGATAAAAACAGATGAAACTACGTTTGAACAACGCATGATAGAAACAGGTACAGAGAATAACTATTTCGTTGAAATACTGTCAGGTCTTAAAGCGGGAGAAATTGTTGTAACATCAGGTGCATATCTGATCAGCAGTGAGTTTATATTAAAAAGCGGAGCAGGGCAAAGGCATGAGCACTGA
- a CDS encoding efflux RND transporter periplasmic adaptor subunit: MYSPELNTFQEEHLFILKTKAEKFLLEQSRQKLKFLGLTDNQINLLEKNKTFTQTITVYNSSSGYIFFNTESNNNSGSENTQQSSMNNMNNTSKNNPDKSFDSSLNQIREGMYINKGETLFNINDLQNVWAIVSIPADLHSTIQLNSKVKIISELFPDQLLNGKIALIEQNFEENKQRFVRIRIDLPNPNGQLKLNSLVTAEINLGSKGNFQIPVSAVYRTGFNSFVWVKTGNTQSGSGIFKLRKVSTSSPINGMVTVINGLAENEEVAEHAGYLTDSETFLNDN; encoded by the coding sequence TTGTATAGTCCCGAGTTAAATACATTTCAGGAGGAACACTTATTCATCTTAAAAACAAAAGCGGAAAAGTTCCTTTTAGAACAATCCAGACAGAAACTAAAATTTTTGGGTTTAACGGATAATCAAATTAATCTGCTAGAAAAAAACAAAACATTCACTCAAACAATAACGGTTTATAATTCGTCAAGTGGCTATATTTTTTTCAATACAGAATCCAACAACAATTCAGGATCTGAAAATACACAACAATCATCCATGAACAATATGAACAATACCTCAAAGAATAATCCTGATAAATCATTTGATTCGTCACTTAATCAAATCCGGGAAGGCATGTATATAAATAAAGGGGAAACACTTTTTAATATAAATGATTTACAAAATGTTTGGGCCATTGTTTCGATTCCTGCTGATCTTCATTCCACGATACAATTAAACAGTAAGGTAAAAATCATTTCAGAATTATTTCCGGACCAGCTGCTTAATGGAAAAATTGCTTTGATAGAGCAAAATTTTGAAGAAAATAAACAGCGATTTGTAAGGATAAGGATTGACTTACCAAATCCCAATGGTCAATTAAAATTAAATTCTCTTGTAACAGCAGAAATAAATCTTGGTTCTAAAGGTAATTTCCAAATTCCAGTTTCGGCAGTTTATCGCACAGGATTCAATTCTTTCGTGTGGGTAAAAACAGGAAATACTCAATCAGGTTCAGGTATTTTTAAACTTCGAAAAGTTAGTACAAGTTCACCTATTAATGGCATGGTTACTGTCATCAATGGGCTTGCTGAAAACGAAGAAGTCGCAGAGCACGCAGGGTACTTAACTGATAGTGAAACATTTTTAAATGACAATTGA
- a CDS encoding TolC family protein, translating to MNKIILIIPLMCISLMNIQAQNTTYISLEKLLQQVETNYPSILQYQQNIQSWQAKAEGAKAWMPPTFSTGLMRFPYKLSMINEKNDPMNQAGINLSIEQMIPNPSKLNAKKEYIISLLEVEKSKSEWTKNELAREAKILYYNRFVNEQKQNIITKSEDVLNLLLTTAEAKFSNNQSQLQTIYKGKARLSELKNMHYMLFGMIAESNIGLNILMVRDVNSTIEIDTLIEPRNYSFTLIDTNNISNRSDITAMSKYIQSMQLEQQVMKIGNKPDFGVRAEHMYMFGMHNQWSVMGMMTIPIVPWSSKMYSSESKSIGFQIQAMELEKQKMELMAKRMVSEKLTLLNFETRQYENYRNEIILAFENNLQANLLAYQQNTGDFFILLDAWEMLLMKKLEMNDKLFNILKLEAEYEFEKEIR from the coding sequence ATGAATAAAATAATTTTAATCATACCATTAATGTGTATTTCCCTGATGAATATTCAGGCACAGAATACAACATACATTTCATTGGAAAAACTTCTGCAACAAGTTGAAACTAATTACCCTTCCATATTACAATACCAACAAAATATTCAATCATGGCAGGCAAAAGCGGAAGGTGCCAAGGCATGGATGCCACCAACATTTTCAACCGGACTAATGCGCTTTCCTTACAAGCTATCGATGATAAACGAAAAGAATGACCCAATGAATCAGGCTGGAATAAACTTATCCATTGAACAAATGATACCTAACCCAAGTAAACTCAATGCAAAGAAAGAGTATATAATTTCATTATTGGAGGTTGAAAAAAGTAAAAGCGAATGGACTAAAAATGAATTAGCCAGAGAAGCAAAAATTTTATATTACAACCGATTTGTAAATGAACAAAAGCAAAATATTATAACCAAAAGCGAAGATGTATTAAATCTTTTATTGACAACAGCAGAAGCCAAGTTCAGCAACAATCAATCGCAATTGCAAACCATTTACAAAGGAAAAGCAAGGTTATCTGAATTAAAAAACATGCATTACATGCTCTTTGGAATGATAGCCGAAAGCAATATCGGTTTAAATATCCTAATGGTGAGAGATGTAAATTCAACAATAGAAATAGACACTCTGATTGAACCTCGGAATTATTCATTCACTTTAATCGATACGAACAATATTTCTAACAGAAGCGATATTACTGCAATGTCAAAATACATTCAATCCATGCAATTGGAGCAACAAGTAATGAAAATTGGCAACAAACCTGACTTTGGAGTACGGGCTGAACACATGTATATGTTTGGAATGCATAACCAATGGTCAGTAATGGGTATGATGACAATTCCAATAGTGCCCTGGTCATCAAAAATGTATTCATCTGAATCAAAATCCATCGGCTTTCAAATTCAGGCAATGGAATTGGAAAAACAAAAAATGGAACTGATGGCAAAGAGAATGGTATCTGAAAAACTCACTCTACTCAACTTTGAAACCAGGCAATATGAAAATTATAGAAACGAAATTATTCTGGCATTTGAAAATAATCTTCAAGCTAATTTACTTGCCTATCAGCAAAACACCGGTGATTTTTTCATATTACTCGATGCCTGGGAAATGTTATTGATGAAGAAATTGGAAATGAATGACAAGTTATTCAACATTTTAAAATTAGAAGCCGAATATGAATTCGAAAAAGAAATCAGATAG